The following coding sequences are from one Capsicum annuum cultivar UCD-10X-F1 chromosome 3, UCD10Xv1.1, whole genome shotgun sequence window:
- the LOC107865635 gene encoding F-box/kelch-repeat protein At3g23880-like, with the protein MAKKKLQKALEHDTCVLPSEILFSILIRLSVQSLLRFRSVYKSWKIMISDKEFIKAHRDQTKALGREKLLTKQVGVSNYVFRDLESHQVLVSMDAKQLFPNEKFQGGSMVCSCDGLVLLKNPTTYKNYALWNPSTREYRLLKCSDDVKFREEPANACGLCYDSSISDYKVILIFKLFYVVYSMSTGSWTRRISSPNYLVQPYSVRWCVGGINIQDCLYWCLNEIITNYVRRNSTIIYFDVSSDEVKELETPNLDFIGDQDELFRLASVKGRLSVFGGKKHKQRIGHMDYGTRWLEVVNENLQLAQCLQHVCPF; encoded by the coding sequence ATGGCAAAGAAGAAATTACAAAAGGCCTTAGAACATGATACCTGCGTTCTTCCATCTGAAATTTTATTTTCCATCTTGATTAGGCTTTCAGTTCAATCTTTGTTACGTTTTCGATCcgtttataagtcatggaaaatTATGATATCCGATAAGGAATTTATAAAAGCCCATCGTGATCAAACCAAAGCATTGGGACGTGAAAAGCTGCTGACGAAACAAGTAGGTGTTAGCAATTACGTGTTTAGAGACTTGGAAAGTCACCAAGTATTAGTTAGCATGGATGCAAAGCAACTCTTTCCTAATGAAAAATTTCAAGGAGGTAGCATGGTGTGCTCTTGTGATGGATTGGTGCTCTTAAAGAATCCCACAACCTACAAAAATTATGCTTTGTGGAACCCATCTACTAGAGAATATCGACTTCTTAAATGTTCTGATGACGTGAAATTCAGAGAAGAGCCTGCAAACGCTTGTGGTTTGTGCTACGATTCTAGTATCTCTGATTACAAGGTTATATTGATCTTTAAATTGTTCTATGTTGTTTACTCTATGTCCACCGGTTCTTGGACACGAAGAATAAGCTCCCCTAATTATCTAGTACAGCCATATTCGGTAAGATGGTGTGTTGGAGGAATCAACATCCAAGATTGTTTATATTGGTGTTTGAATGAGATAATCACTAATTACGTACGTAGAAATTCcacaattatatattttgacGTGAGTTCGGATGAAGTGAAAGAACTTGAGACACCAAATTTAGATTTTATAGGTGATCAGGATGAGTTGTTCCGCTTGGCCAGCGTGAAAGGTCGACTTAGTGTATTTGGGGGGAAAAAACACAAGCAGAGAATTGGACATATGGATTATGGAACAAGATGGTTGGAAGTGGTTAATGAGAATTTGCAACTTGCCCAATGTTTGCAACACGTTTGTCCTTTCTAG